One Thermoanaerobacter pseudethanolicus ATCC 33223 genomic window, CACAGTGATTTTCTAAAATCGGCACAAAGCTTTTAAAAGCTTCGCTCTGCCTCAGAAACATTCTTCTTGCTCTTATGCTTTTACCTGCTAAAACCTCTTCCAGAATTTTTGAGCTTCTTTCAAGCTCTTCTACTGAGTCTGCAGAAACTGAAACAACCGCTGTAACATAATAAAGCTTATCTCTGTTCATCTGTATGCTTTCTCTCAGCCTTTCAAGGTCCTCCACCGCCTTTCTCAAAATTCCCAGCTCATATATGTTTCCTCTCTGGTCGTCCAGCATATACTGCGACTGGTACTGAGTTATCTTCCTTGTAAGCTGATTTACAGCATCTCTTGCATCTACAGGCGTAAGATGGACTGACACATCCACATTGCCAAGAAGCTTAATATCCTCCAGCCACCCTACGTAAACGGCCTGAGGGAAATCTGTAAGCACATAAAGCCTGTAAAATTTCTTCCCAACCCTTATATAATCTTTCTCTATCAAGTATCCGTCAGGTGAGATTACTTCCACTACAGTAGGAACCTTTTCAAAAAGCTCCGGCTCTTCTTTAACAGCTTCTTCTTTATTCTTTTTAAGCTTCAGCACCTAGTTTAACCCCCTTTTTATAAAGCTCAAAGGCTCCAGCTTTAATAAGATTGTTCACTCTTATGTTTCCGTCTCTGTTCAGCACAAAAAACATAAGCTCCAAAAGCTCATCAGTACCCAAAATTCTCGGCATGAGTCCGCATTTGGCAAGCCCCTCTACAATCATGTGGACTCGCCTCATTATTTCACTTCTCGCCCTGTCATATCCTCCTGCAGTGTCATCATAAGGAACAACCACATAAGACTCTGTCGTAATAGTTTGCTTTGAAAAATATCCAAGAAACTCTTCTAGCTCTTTTTCATACTCTCTCATTCCTTCAGGAAGAAACTGAAGCCTTTCTCTAAATTCCTCTATTGATTCAGAAACATCTACAGGCTTAACTATTGTGAAAAACTGAAGCGGAAAAGACAGAGATAAAAGAAGGCTTATAAAAGCTGCCTCAACCGCCCCCTGCTCTTCTTCTGAAAGAAGAGAAAAATTTACAGGGTCGGCTGTTACAACCGCCCTGTACCTATTACCTTTTAAAATCAAAAGCCCATCTTTTATATCTTCAATGCTTAAAAAATCTATGCTGCTGTTCTTTTTAAAAAGCACTGCTTTCCACCTCCAATAAAAAGGTACTCCTTTGGAGAAACCAAAAACTTTAGGTACATCACAATATACTTATCTATTTCTATCTCGTCCTTTTTAAAAAAAGCCAGAAATGCTCCTGCAGCCGAAAAAGCTGCCCAAACCACTAAAGCAGTAAACAAATCTTTTGAAAAATATTTTGTAAAGAAAACTGCGCCAATTCCTACACCAACAATAACAAATATCATCTGCCTAACAGAAAAATTCCCGCCGAATATCTTTTCTTCTCTTTCTAATTGAATAGGCACTTCAAACATTCTCACACAAATCACATCCCTATTACGGCTTAAAGCCGAGGATTACACCGGCGAAAAATTTTGCACCAACTACCACTATTCCTCCAAGTATAGACCAGAAAAGTCCCATCATAGCTTCTGTTCTTCTTCCGGGGTTGTGGCCTGTAGTATAAAATCTGTACCCGTTTACTGCGATAAAAATCACAGCAACAACAATACCTACATCCATCACAAAGTTTGCAATTTTCCACAAAAATGAGGTTATCTGAGCCTCACCAACAGGCGTAATGCCGTTCATAAACCTACCTCCTCATCATTAAAAAATCT contains:
- a CDS encoding PrgI family protein; protein product: MFEVPIQLEREEKIFGGNFSVRQMIFVIVGVGIGAVFFTKYFSKDLFTALVVWAAFSAAGAFLAFFKKDEIEIDKYIVMYLKFLVSPKEYLFIGGGKQCFLKRTAA
- a CDS encoding pilin — encoded protein: MNGITPVGEAQITSFLWKIANFVMDVGIVVAVIFIAVNGYRFYTTGHNPGRRTEAMMGLFWSILGGIVVVGAKFFAGVILGFKP